TATAACGCCGATCAATGGATGGAGCCGAAAGACCAGCGCAAGGTCGACGACTTCATCGTCTATGCAATGTGTGCGGCGCGTCAGGCTCTCGACGACGCCGGCTGGCATCCCTCCACCGAAGAAGAGCGCTGCGCCTCGGGCGTTTTGATCGGCTCCGGCATCGGGGGCCTGCAGGGCATCGCCGAGACGGCGCTCGTTCTGAAGGAACGCGGGCCGCGCAAAATCTCGCCGTTCTTCATTCCGGGTCGTCTGATCAACCTCGCCTCGGGTTACGTATCGATCGAGTTCGGGCTCAAGGGGCCGAACCACTCCGTCGTTACGGCATGCTCGACCGGCGCGCATGCGATCGGCGACGCGTCGCGACTGATCGCGCTCGGTGACGCCGACATCATGGTCGCCGGCGGCACCGAATCCCCGATCAGCCGTCTGGCGATGGCCGGCTTCTGCGCCGCGCGCGCGCTGTCGACCGGTTTCAACGAGAACCCGCAGAAGGCGTCGCGGCCCTACGACAAGGATCGCGACGGTTTTGTGATGGGCGAAGGCGCCGGCATCGTCGTGCTCGAGGAGTACGAACATGCGAAAGCGCGCGGCGCGCGGATCTACGCCGAAGTGATCGGCTACGGTCTGACCGGCGACGCCTATCACATCACGGCACCGACCCCGGACGGCGACGGCGCGTTCCGCTGCATGAGCGCCGCGATCAAACGCGCCGGCATCTCGGTCTCGGATATCGACTACATCAACGCGCACGGCACCTCGACGCCGCTTGGCGACGAGATCGAACTCGGCGCCGCGCAACGGTTGCTCGGCAATGCCGCGTCACGCGTGTCGATGTCGTCGACCAAATCCTCGATCGGCCATTTGCTCGGCGCGGCCGGTGCGGTCGAAGCGATCTTCAGCGTGCTGGCGATTCGCGACAACGTTGCGCCGCCGACCATCAATCTCGACAACCCGTCGGTCGAGACCGCGATCGACCTCGTGCCGTGGAAACCGCGCGAACGTGAAATCAACGTCGCGCTGTCGAACTCTTTCGGCTTTGGCGGGACTAATGCATCGTTGATCCTGCAGCGCGTCGCCGATTGAAGGCGTTGCAGGCACTTCAACGTTTCGCCGTAATCCCTGCTAAAACCTACGACATTAGGCGATATGGGAGTATGATCGGCGACGGCCCGACGAGGTCTGGAGCGATTCCACACCGGATGTTCCCACCAAAGACGTGATCCCGAACGCCTCCGGTGCGATCTTGCACGGACCATCCATCAGACCACAGGAATCAGGTTGCACCGATGAGTGAAAGGCCGCCGATCTCGCCGAGAAGTCCGCGCGCGGCGCTGGAGCCGGAGCAACTTCCGCCACCGCCGAAACGATCGGATCGTGCGCGCAATCCGCTGGTGATTATTGGCAACGCCATCATCACGCTGGTGCTCGTACTGATGATCGGCGCAGGCGGCATCTATGTCTACGGCAAGCAGAAGATCGAGGCTGCCGGGCCGTTGCAGGACGACAAGGTCGTCAACATTCCGCAGCGCGCCGGGCTGGGCGACATCGCCGAGATCCTGCAGCGCGAGGGCGTGATCGAAAACAATCGCTGGGTGTTCATCGGCAGTGTGCTGGCCCTGAAGGCGCGGGCGGATCTCAAGCCCGGCGAATATTCATTTCAGAAGGAAGCCAGCCTTCGCGACGTGATCGGCACCATCGTCGAAGGCAAGGTGGTTCAGCACGCCGTGACGATCCCCGAAGGTTTGACCTCCGAGCAGATCGTCGCGCGGCTCACGGACAACAACATCCTCACCGGAAGCCTCCGCGAAATTCCGCGAGAGGGAACCTTGCTGCCCGAGACCTACAAATTTCCCCGGGGCACGCCGCGCGAGCAGGTCATCAACAGGATGCAGCAGGCGCAGAAGCGTGTGCTGAGCGAAGTCTGGGAACGTCGCAACCCGGAAATCCCGGTCAAATCGCCGGAGCAATTGGTGACGCTGGCGTCGATCGTGGAAAAGGAGACCAGCAAGCCGGACGAGCGAAGCCGTGTCTCTGCCGTGTTCGTCAACCGCCTACAGAAGAAGATGCGATTGCAGTCCGACCCGACGATCATCTACGGGCTCGTCGGCGGCAAGGGCACGCTCGGGCGACAGATCAAGCGCAGCGAAATTCAGCAGCCGTCCCCCTACAACACCTATGTCATCGACGGTCTGCCGCCGGGCCCGATCGCGAATCCCGGCCGGGCGTCGCTCGAAGCTGCGGCCAATCCCGCGCGAACGCGCGATCTGTACTTCGTCGCGGACGGCAGCGGCGGTCACGCCTTCAGCGACAGCTATGACCAGCATCTGAAGAACGTCGCCAAGCTGCGGGCGCTGGAGCGCCAGACCCAGAACGACACGATCGAGCCCGCCGAAGATACCCCGCCGACGGCGACGGTGGCTCCCGACGCGAACGCATCGGTCCCGTCGCCCGCGCCGGTGACGCGACCATCGAAGAACAGCGGCGCATCCAAGAAGCGAAACGGCGCCGCTCCGGCTGCAGCCGGCCAGGATTAGTCGTGCGGCTGTTCCCAATGCGCGCCGTGATGGGCTAAGCTCCGCCGTCCACGCGTCACGCGAATCTCAATCCAGCAATCTGCGGAGTCTGTGAGCGATGTCTTTGTCGAGCATGACGGGGTTTGCGCGCAGCCACGGCAGCAGCGGCCCGTATTCGTTTGAATGGGAATTGAAGTCCGTCAACGCCAAGGGCTTCGATTTCCGGCTGCGCATTCCGCAGGGGTGGGACGATATCGAGGCCGGCGTGCGCAAGCGTGCGGCCGAAGCGCTGTCCCGTGGCACGGTCTACGCCAACCTCACGGTCAAGCGTGCCGATGCGGCATCGACCGTGCGCATCAACGAGGATGTGCTGAACTCGGTCTTGAGGATCGCGACCGAACTCGCGGGCAGGGTCGATGCGGTGGCGCCGAGCATCGACGGTCTGATGTCGATCAAGGGCGTGATCGAACTGTTCGAGCCGGAGGCAGACGAGGCCGAGGAAAAAGCCGCCCGCGGCGCAGTCGAGGCTGCGTTCACGCAGGCACTCGGCAGCCTGATCGAAATGCGCCAGCGTGAAGGCGCGAGCCTCGGCGGTGTGCTGTCGCAGCGGCTCGACGAGATCGAAACTTTGGCGAAGAAGGCGGAGGCCGCGCCCGGTCGCAAGCCGGAGGCTATCAAGGCCCGGCTCGCCGAACAGGTCGCGGCGCTGCTGGAGACGTCGGAGCGTTTCGATCAGGATCGGCTGCATCAGGAAGCCATCATGATGGCGACCAAGGCCGACATTCGCGAAGAACTCGACCGCATCGCTTCCCACGTCGCACAGGCCCGCGAGATGCTGGGCGCGGGCGGCGCCGTCGGCCGTCGGCTCGAC
The DNA window shown above is from Rhodopseudomonas palustris HaA2 and carries:
- the mltG gene encoding endolytic transglycosylase MltG produces the protein MSERPPISPRSPRAALEPEQLPPPPKRSDRARNPLVIIGNAIITLVLVLMIGAGGIYVYGKQKIEAAGPLQDDKVVNIPQRAGLGDIAEILQREGVIENNRWVFIGSVLALKARADLKPGEYSFQKEASLRDVIGTIVEGKVVQHAVTIPEGLTSEQIVARLTDNNILTGSLREIPREGTLLPETYKFPRGTPREQVINRMQQAQKRVLSEVWERRNPEIPVKSPEQLVTLASIVEKETSKPDERSRVSAVFVNRLQKKMRLQSDPTIIYGLVGGKGTLGRQIKRSEIQQPSPYNTYVIDGLPPGPIANPGRASLEAAANPARTRDLYFVADGSGGHAFSDSYDQHLKNVAKLRALERQTQNDTIEPAEDTPPTATVAPDANASVPSPAPVTRPSKNSGASKKRNGAAPAAAGQD
- the fabF gene encoding beta-ketoacyl-ACP synthase II, with amino-acid sequence MRRVVVTGLGMVSPLGCGVDSTWSRILKGESGARKIDAFDVSDLTSQIACIIPRGDGTDGTYNADQWMEPKDQRKVDDFIVYAMCAARQALDDAGWHPSTEEERCASGVLIGSGIGGLQGIAETALVLKERGPRKISPFFIPGRLINLASGYVSIEFGLKGPNHSVVTACSTGAHAIGDASRLIALGDADIMVAGGTESPISRLAMAGFCAARALSTGFNENPQKASRPYDKDRDGFVMGEGAGIVVLEEYEHAKARGARIYAEVIGYGLTGDAYHITAPTPDGDGAFRCMSAAIKRAGISVSDIDYINAHGTSTPLGDEIELGAAQRLLGNAASRVSMSSTKSSIGHLLGAAGAVEAIFSVLAIRDNVAPPTINLDNPSVETAIDLVPWKPREREINVALSNSFGFGGTNASLILQRVAD
- a CDS encoding YicC/YloC family endoribonuclease, with the protein product MSLSSMTGFARSHGSSGPYSFEWELKSVNAKGFDFRLRIPQGWDDIEAGVRKRAAEALSRGTVYANLTVKRADAASTVRINEDVLNSVLRIATELAGRVDAVAPSIDGLMSIKGVIELFEPEADEAEEKAARGAVEAAFTQALGSLIEMRQREGASLGGVLSQRLDEIETLAKKAEAAPGRKPEAIKARLAEQVAALLETSERFDQDRLHQEAIMMATKADIREELDRIASHVAQAREMLGAGGAVGRRLDFLSQEFNREVNTCCSKSIDLELTNTGLAMKNVVEQFREQVQNLE